In the Desulfobaccales bacterium genome, one interval contains:
- a CDS encoding DUF4346 domain-containing protein, with translation MPSAPLLFDPLYFGDKLLVINPAGVIGVVTLWSRPEYVRDRFQAAGVDLDPATSPVAVFGTLYGNGLREMLRNLLWNPQIQELWLCGRDLSGSRTELLHFFRYGLEPVPEAAIQYLSGDGLPRHPWRIVGTHRLIDGLVTPEHFPRPPRLVDLGSPEGEGSLERLRAAWAAFRPPTTAGLRRPEAVPPLPQVHIEHFPSNPRAHQVVQDTPLEAWLELVYLLRRFGRRVSLAKGERLELQNVRVVVEEPQKATPEQLRELNLDPARVERYYQDFLKPELPPDASYTYGHRLRTYFGVDAPAVLAARLQADPEDRKAYFTLWDNRRDLSGEESRPCLVSVYVRKFEGRLTLTATFRTHNGLDAWLLNLYGLMRLQREIAGQAGLPSGAITVFSHSISLDPRELDRAAAVAGKRRWRLRLDPMGYFRITLDGGEILVEHRFGDATLTEYRGKSAVSLQHQIARDLALSDINHAMYLGRQLARAELALKEGREFVQD, from the coding sequence CCCCGCCGGAGTCATTGGGGTGGTCACCTTATGGTCCCGGCCGGAGTATGTCCGGGACCGCTTCCAGGCAGCGGGGGTGGACCTGGACCCGGCCACCAGCCCGGTGGCGGTCTTCGGCACCCTCTACGGCAACGGCCTGCGGGAGATGCTGCGCAATCTCCTGTGGAATCCCCAGATCCAGGAGCTGTGGCTGTGCGGCCGGGATCTGTCCGGCTCCCGCACCGAGCTCCTGCATTTCTTCCGCTACGGTCTGGAGCCGGTGCCCGAAGCCGCCATCCAGTATCTCAGCGGGGACGGTCTGCCCCGGCACCCCTGGCGCATCGTGGGCACCCACCGCCTCATTGACGGTCTGGTGACCCCGGAGCACTTCCCGCGGCCGCCCCGGCTGGTGGACCTGGGATCTCCGGAGGGGGAGGGATCCTTGGAGCGCCTGCGGGCCGCCTGGGCCGCCTTCCGGCCGCCGACTACCGCGGGCTTGCGCCGGCCCGAGGCCGTACCGCCCCTGCCCCAGGTGCACATCGAGCACTTCCCCAGCAATCCCCGGGCCCACCAGGTGGTGCAGGACACCCCTCTCGAGGCCTGGCTGGAGCTGGTGTATCTCTTGCGGCGCTTCGGCCGCCGGGTCAGCTTGGCCAAAGGGGAGCGCCTGGAGCTGCAAAACGTCCGGGTGGTGGTGGAAGAGCCACAGAAAGCCACGCCGGAGCAGCTCCGGGAGCTGAATCTCGACCCGGCGCGGGTGGAGCGCTATTACCAGGACTTCCTGAAGCCCGAGCTCCCTCCGGATGCCAGCTACACCTACGGCCACCGCCTGCGCACTTACTTCGGGGTGGATGCGCCCGCGGTCCTGGCGGCCCGGCTCCAGGCCGACCCCGAGGACCGTAAGGCCTATTTCACCCTGTGGGATAACCGCCGGGACCTGTCCGGGGAAGAGAGCCGCCCCTGCCTGGTGTCGGTGTATGTCCGCAAATTCGAGGGCCGACTCACCCTCACCGCCACCTTCCGCACCCACAACGGCCTGGACGCCTGGCTCCTGAACCTGTACGGCCTCATGCGTCTGCAACGTGAGATAGCAGGGCAAGCGGGTCTGCCCTCCGGGGCCATCACCGTGTTCAGCCATTCCATCTCCTTGGACCCGAGGGAGCTGGACCGGGCCGCGGCGGTGGCCGGCAAACGCCGCTGGCGCCTGCGCCTGGACCCCATGGGCTATTTCCGCATCACCCTGGACGGGGGCGAAATCCTGGTGGAGCACCGCTTTGGGGATGCCACCCTGACGGAATACCGGGGGAAGAGCGCCGTGAGCCTGCAGCACCAGATCGCCCGGGATCTGGCCCTTTCGGATATCAACCATGCCATGTATCTGGGCCGCCAGTTGGCCCGGGCGGAGCTGGCCCTGAAAGAAGGCCGGGAATTTGTCCAGGATTGA
- a CDS encoding alpha/beta family hydrolase — translation MEKRRLTLPVAPDRRISLELAVPRTASMEALLVLAHGANNTMDHPVIQGVAERLAREGVVTARFNFPYSEAGRSHPDPDPVLEGVFRLVVEYLSELEEFKGLGLFIGGKSMGGRIAAQLAAQGLGVNGLVFLGYPLHPPGRPEQLRDRPLYALPCPVLFIQGASDPFCHFDRLGPVLAKIPVRTDLHVLPGLGHSFECGQTIAQDTLDEVSRVIVGWLDSL, via the coding sequence ATGGAGAAACGCCGCCTCACCCTGCCCGTGGCCCCGGACCGGCGCATCAGCCTGGAGCTGGCCGTGCCCCGCACCGCCTCCATGGAGGCCCTGCTGGTCTTGGCCCACGGCGCCAACAACACCATGGATCACCCCGTCATCCAGGGGGTGGCGGAGCGCCTGGCCCGGGAGGGCGTGGTCACCGCCCGCTTCAACTTCCCCTACAGCGAAGCCGGCCGCTCCCACCCGGACCCGGATCCGGTCCTGGAGGGGGTCTTCCGGCTGGTGGTGGAATACCTGAGCGAACTGGAGGAGTTCAAGGGCCTGGGGCTGTTTATCGGCGGCAAATCCATGGGAGGCCGCATCGCCGCGCAGCTGGCCGCCCAGGGCCTGGGGGTCAACGGCCTGGTGTTCCTGGGCTATCCTCTGCACCCGCCGGGCCGGCCGGAGCAGCTCCGGGACCGCCCCTTGTATGCCCTGCCCTGCCCGGTCTTATTCATCCAGGGCGCCAGCGACCCCTTCTGCCACTTCGACCGCCTGGGGCCGGTCCTGGCCAAAATCCCGGTGCGCACCGACCTGCATGTGCTGCCGGGCCTGGGGCATTCCTTTGAGTGCGGCCAGACCATCGCCCAGGACACCCTGGACGAGGTGAGCCGGGTCATCGTGGGCTGGCTGGACAGTTTGTGA
- a CDS encoding sigma-54 dependent transcriptional regulator, with translation MSVILVVDDDAPTREAIAAGLKKLGHEILMAGKGTEALEEVRRHPVDLAIIDLKLPDMEGTELFAILRLLRPQAMAIMISGLATVEEAVSALKRGIYDFITKDFRMHELRKVVTKALETQQILAENVKLRQELAQRGPTGRLIGKSPALAKVLQLINQVAPLKSTVLLTGESGVGKELVAEAIHLLSPRKDKPMIKVNCGALPEGLIESELFGHEKGAFTGAIQQRKGRFELADGGTIFLDEISEMPVATQVKLLRVLQEGEFERVGGTQTIKVDVRVIAASNVDLEAAVAQGRFRKDLYYRLNVIHLHIPPLRERSEDIPMLALHFLDKFCRENNRPLNGFSPAAMAALKRYSWPGNVRELQNVVERAVALCQGNMVELTDLPDEIRQHSPADDVITVPVGASMEEIERLAIVQTLKKTGGDKELTARLLGIGLATLYRRLKEMETKEPLTEES, from the coding sequence ATGAGCGTCATTTTAGTGGTGGACGACGATGCCCCCACCCGGGAGGCCATTGCCGCGGGCTTAAAGAAACTGGGGCATGAAATCCTCATGGCGGGCAAGGGCACCGAAGCCTTAGAGGAGGTGCGCCGCCATCCGGTGGATCTGGCCATCATCGACCTGAAGCTGCCGGACATGGAAGGCACCGAGCTCTTTGCCATCCTCAGGCTGCTTCGGCCCCAGGCCATGGCCATCATGATCTCCGGACTGGCCACGGTGGAGGAGGCGGTCTCCGCCCTCAAGCGGGGCATTTATGATTTCATCACCAAAGACTTCCGCATGCATGAGCTGCGCAAGGTGGTGACCAAGGCCCTGGAGACCCAGCAGATTTTGGCGGAAAACGTCAAGCTGCGCCAGGAGCTGGCCCAGCGGGGCCCCACCGGCCGCCTCATCGGCAAAAGCCCGGCCCTGGCCAAAGTGCTGCAGCTCATCAATCAGGTGGCCCCCCTGAAAAGCACCGTGCTCCTCACCGGCGAAAGCGGCGTGGGGAAAGAGCTGGTGGCCGAAGCCATTCACCTGCTGAGCCCCCGCAAGGACAAGCCCATGATCAAGGTGAACTGCGGGGCCCTCCCTGAAGGGCTCATCGAATCGGAGCTCTTCGGCCACGAGAAGGGGGCCTTCACCGGCGCCATCCAGCAGCGCAAGGGCCGCTTCGAGCTGGCCGACGGCGGCACCATCTTCCTGGACGAAATCAGTGAGATGCCGGTGGCCACCCAGGTGAAGCTCCTCAGGGTACTCCAGGAGGGCGAGTTCGAGCGGGTGGGCGGCACCCAGACCATCAAGGTGGACGTGCGGGTCATCGCCGCCAGCAATGTGGACCTGGAGGCCGCGGTGGCCCAAGGGCGCTTCCGCAAGGACCTCTACTACCGCCTCAACGTCATCCACCTGCACATCCCGCCCTTGCGAGAGCGCTCCGAAGACATCCCCATGCTGGCCCTGCATTTCTTAGACAAATTCTGCCGGGAGAACAACCGCCCCTTGAACGGCTTTTCGCCTGCGGCCATGGCGGCTTTGAAGCGCTACTCCTGGCCGGGCAATGTCCGGGAGCTGCAGAACGTGGTGGAGCGGGCCGTGGCCCTGTGCCAGGGGAACATGGTGGAGCTTACCGACCTCCCCGATGAGATCCGGCAGCACTCCCCCGCCGATGACGTCATCACCGTGCCGGTGGGCGCCTCCATGGAGGAGATCGAGCGCCTGGCCATCGTCCAGACCCTGAAAAAGACCGGGGGCGACAAGGAGCTCACCGCCCGCCTGCTGGGCATCGGCCTGGCCACCCTGTACCGGCGCCTCAAGGAAATGGAGACCAAAGAGCCCCTGACGGAGGAGAGCTGA
- the speB gene encoding agmatinase, producing MAHLTFLDLKFLPVKEAEAIILPIPYEATTTYGAGTREAPEAILAASRQLELWDEEDNWDPSAKIALATAPPLTPEAAGPQAMLDKIRKTVQPWFSQGKTVLALGGEHTITLALVQAAQTKYPDLQVVALDAHADLRDTYDGSKLSHACALRRVYELGRPLTLLGVRAYSQEEHQLMAVAPRMTVFKASALATPEGWQAALTHLQGLTGPVYLTLDADALDPGVIPGVGTPEPGGLTYRQALEIIRTLGARGPIIGADLVELTPLPGQRVSEFTAARLVYKMLAAMYRQRR from the coding sequence ATGGCCCATCTCACCTTTCTCGACCTCAAATTCCTGCCGGTGAAGGAGGCGGAGGCCATCATCCTCCCCATCCCTTATGAAGCCACCACCACCTATGGCGCCGGCACCCGGGAGGCCCCGGAGGCCATCCTGGCCGCCTCCCGGCAACTGGAGCTCTGGGACGAAGAGGACAACTGGGACCCCAGCGCCAAAATCGCCCTGGCCACCGCCCCGCCCCTGACGCCGGAGGCCGCCGGCCCCCAGGCCATGCTGGACAAAATCCGCAAGACCGTGCAGCCCTGGTTCTCCCAAGGGAAGACGGTCCTGGCCCTGGGCGGCGAACACACTATCACCCTGGCCCTGGTGCAGGCAGCCCAGACCAAATACCCGGACCTGCAGGTGGTGGCCCTGGACGCCCACGCCGACCTTAGGGACACCTACGACGGCAGCAAGCTCTCCCACGCCTGTGCCCTGCGCCGGGTCTATGAGCTGGGACGGCCCCTGACTCTCCTGGGCGTCAGGGCCTACTCCCAGGAAGAGCACCAGCTCATGGCCGTGGCCCCCCGGATGACGGTCTTCAAAGCCTCGGCCCTGGCCACCCCCGAAGGCTGGCAGGCCGCCCTGACCCACCTGCAAGGCCTCACCGGTCCGGTATACCTCACCTTGGACGCCGACGCCCTGGACCCCGGAGTCATCCCCGGCGTGGGCACCCCCGAACCCGGGGGCTTAACCTACCGCCAGGCGCTGGAAATCATCCGCACCCTGGGGGCCCGGGGGCCCATCATCGGCGCCGACCTGGTGGAACTCACCCCTCTCCCCGGCCAACGGGTGAGCGAATTCACCGCCGCCCGCCTGGTGTACAAAATGCTGGCGGCCATGTACCGGCAGCGCCGGTGA
- a CDS encoding deoxyhypusine synthase family protein codes for MRRKIEEFHDGAQDGLEPLEALDLSRVEDFDDLLRAMGRTAFGGRSLGEAAEVFTAMVTDPDCLVVGTFSGAMSVAKMGLLICDMVDRGWLKVIITTGALVAHGFIENLGRVHYKCPADRGDRTLYLQGYNRIYDTLEMEANLDYAEEIFRGVLAGLDLGVTWSSESLCRELGRHLAATTDQPGLLRNAYLKGVPVYIPAFTDSELGLDVAGFNVRQGLAAGQDLATALSHLALSYNPFLDLGSYARKVLGAKRLGIFTVGGGVPRNWAQQVAPFLELLHARLGLELPEVRFTYGVRLCPEPAHWGGLSGSTYREGVSWGKFVPPEEGGRFAEVLCDATITWPLLLKAVQQRLEKRQAASGPK; via the coding sequence ATGCGTAGGAAGATTGAGGAGTTTCATGATGGGGCCCAGGATGGGTTGGAGCCGTTGGAGGCCCTGGATCTGAGCCGGGTGGAGGATTTTGACGACCTGTTGAGGGCGATGGGGAGGACGGCCTTTGGGGGGCGCAGTCTGGGGGAGGCGGCGGAGGTCTTCACCGCCATGGTGACGGATCCGGACTGTCTGGTGGTGGGCACCTTTTCCGGGGCCATGAGTGTGGCCAAGATGGGGCTCCTCATCTGCGACATGGTGGACCGGGGCTGGCTCAAGGTCATTATCACCACCGGCGCCTTGGTGGCCCACGGTTTCATTGAGAATCTGGGCCGGGTGCACTACAAATGCCCCGCGGATCGCGGCGATCGCACCTTGTATCTCCAGGGCTATAACCGCATCTATGACACCCTGGAGATGGAGGCCAACCTGGATTATGCCGAGGAGATCTTCCGGGGGGTGCTGGCCGGGCTGGATCTGGGGGTCACCTGGAGTTCGGAGAGCCTCTGCCGGGAGTTGGGGCGGCATCTGGCGGCCACCACCGACCAGCCGGGGTTGCTCCGCAATGCCTATCTCAAGGGTGTGCCGGTCTATATCCCGGCCTTCACCGATTCGGAGCTGGGGCTGGATGTGGCGGGCTTCAACGTGCGCCAGGGGCTGGCGGCGGGCCAGGACCTGGCCACGGCCCTGAGCCACCTGGCCTTGTCCTACAACCCCTTCCTGGATCTGGGGAGCTATGCCCGTAAGGTGCTGGGCGCCAAGCGGCTGGGCATCTTCACCGTGGGCGGCGGGGTGCCCCGCAACTGGGCTCAGCAGGTGGCCCCTTTCCTGGAGCTCCTGCACGCCCGGCTGGGTCTGGAGCTCCCCGAGGTGCGGTTCACCTATGGGGTGCGCCTCTGTCCGGAGCCGGCCCACTGGGGGGGCTTAAGCGGCTCCACCTACCGGGAGGGGGTGAGCTGGGGGAAGTTCGTGCCGCCGGAGGAGGGCGGGCGCTTTGCCGAGGTGCTGTGCGACGCCACCATCACCTGGCCTTTGCTGCTGAAGGCGGTGCAGCAGCGCCTGGAGAAGCGCCAGGCCGCCTCCGGGCCGAAGTGA
- a CDS encoding cation transporter has protein sequence MTTDLNRRALALSYLTVGYNVLEGLVSVLAGAGAGSIALVGFGLDSFVESLSGLVMIWRFRPHAFLTAAEVERREQRAVKLVGLTFFLLAAYVLYESGEKLWHREAPDPTLLGIAIALFSLLAMPLLYYLKARTGRQLGSRSLVADSRQTLACAFLSAALLIGLGANYLFGFWQADPVIGLVIGAVLVKEGLEAWRQGKLCTCGAVACGKD, from the coding sequence ATGACCACTGACCTCAACCGTCGGGCCTTGGCCCTGTCCTACCTCACGGTGGGCTACAATGTGCTGGAGGGCCTGGTTTCGGTCCTGGCCGGCGCCGGGGCCGGGAGCATCGCCCTGGTGGGCTTCGGCCTGGACAGCTTCGTGGAGTCCCTCTCCGGCCTGGTGATGATCTGGCGGTTCCGCCCCCATGCCTTTTTGACCGCGGCCGAAGTGGAACGCCGGGAGCAGCGGGCCGTCAAGCTGGTGGGCCTCACCTTCTTCCTGCTGGCCGCCTACGTGCTCTACGAGTCAGGGGAAAAGCTCTGGCACCGGGAGGCGCCGGACCCCACCCTCCTGGGCATTGCCATCGCCCTGTTCTCCCTTCTGGCCATGCCGCTGCTCTATTACCTGAAGGCCAGAACCGGCCGGCAGCTGGGGAGCCGGAGTCTGGTGGCCGACTCCCGCCAGACCCTGGCCTGCGCCTTTCTCTCCGCGGCGCTGCTCATCGGTCTGGGGGCCAACTACCTCTTTGGCTTCTGGCAGGCGGACCCGGTCATCGGCCTGGTCATCGGCGCGGTGCTGGTGAAAGAGGGCTTAGAAGCCTGGCGGCAGGGAAAACTCTGCACCTGCGGCGCAGTGGCCTGCGGCAAAGACTGA
- a CDS encoding alpha/beta hydrolase, with the protein MSLEYSEKGIVFFPDPHLEGTPADWGLPYQEVWFTAADGVRLHGWLVPKPGCPLFLWFHGNAGNISHRLENIKLLHDLADVQVFIFDYREYGLSQGRITREGTYLDAAAAYRTATAELGFAPADIVLFGRSLGTALATDLATKVPCRSLIIEAAFTNSQEMARLYAPFLFDWRPSVPYDNLGKIGAVRVPVLVIHGTADEVIPVSMGDRVYAAARAPKELYLIPGAHHNDTYLVGGKEYFARLKRFIYHGPQAEK; encoded by the coding sequence GTGAGCCTGGAATACTCAGAAAAGGGCATCGTCTTTTTCCCGGACCCGCATCTGGAGGGCACGCCGGCGGACTGGGGCCTCCCCTATCAGGAAGTGTGGTTCACCGCTGCCGATGGGGTGCGCCTGCACGGCTGGCTGGTGCCCAAACCGGGCTGCCCCCTTTTCTTATGGTTCCATGGCAATGCCGGCAACATCAGCCACCGCCTGGAGAACATCAAACTCCTGCACGACCTTGCGGATGTGCAGGTGTTTATCTTCGATTACCGGGAATACGGCCTCTCCCAGGGTCGCATCACCCGGGAGGGGACGTATCTGGATGCTGCCGCGGCCTATCGCACGGCCACCGCAGAGCTGGGCTTTGCGCCCGCCGACATCGTGCTCTTCGGCCGCTCGCTGGGCACCGCGCTGGCCACGGACCTGGCCACCAAAGTCCCCTGCCGCAGCCTGATCATCGAGGCGGCCTTCACCAACTCCCAGGAGATGGCCCGGCTCTATGCCCCTTTCCTCTTTGACTGGCGGCCCTCGGTCCCTTACGACAATCTGGGGAAGATCGGTGCGGTGCGGGTGCCGGTTCTGGTGATTCACGGCACCGCCGACGAGGTCATTCCGGTGTCCATGGGGGATCGGGTCTATGCCGCGGCCAGGGCCCCTAAGGAGCTCTACCTCATCCCCGGCGCTCACCACAACGATACCTACCTCGTGGGGGGCAAGGAATATTTCGCCCGCCTGAAGCGCTTCATTTACCACGGTCCCCAGGCGGAGAAGTGA
- a CDS encoding sulfite exporter TauE/SafE family protein, with translation MHFPVSGVDVNPLVPVVVALVVSTFTSMGGVSGAFLLLPFQVSVLGFSSPAVSPTNLVFNIVAIPSGVYRYLREGRMNWPVAGVTILGTLPGLIAGALIRIRWLPDPRHFKLFVGLVLLYFGGRLLWDQTPWAKRKKAAIQEFEAKVNVRLQEVLKAAGYRAGAPLPEAARVRTRSVGLRHISYDFLGETFTFNTMGVFILALVVGLISGTYGIGGGAIIAPFLAAVFQLPIYTIAGAALLGSFITSVAGVAIYYGLAPYFPGQAVAPDLLLGALFGLGGFLGMYIGARLQKFLPGTTIRIGLGIIIVGLALRYIVGFWLG, from the coding sequence ATGCATTTTCCCGTTTCCGGCGTGGATGTCAACCCCCTGGTGCCGGTGGTGGTGGCGCTGGTGGTTTCCACCTTCACCTCCATGGGCGGAGTCTCCGGGGCCTTTTTGCTCCTGCCCTTCCAGGTGAGTGTGCTGGGGTTCTCCAGCCCGGCGGTGAGCCCCACCAACCTGGTCTTCAATATCGTGGCCATTCCCAGCGGGGTGTACCGTTACCTGAGGGAGGGCCGCATGAACTGGCCGGTGGCCGGAGTCACCATTTTGGGGACCCTGCCGGGGCTCATTGCCGGGGCCCTTATCCGCATCCGCTGGCTGCCGGACCCCCGGCATTTCAAGCTCTTTGTCGGCTTGGTCCTCTTGTATTTCGGCGGTCGGCTCCTGTGGGACCAGACCCCCTGGGCCAAGCGCAAAAAGGCCGCCATCCAGGAGTTCGAGGCCAAGGTCAATGTGCGGCTGCAGGAAGTGCTCAAGGCGGCGGGCTACCGGGCCGGCGCGCCCTTGCCGGAGGCCGCCCGGGTGCGCACCCGCTCGGTGGGTCTGCGCCACATCTCTTATGACTTCCTGGGGGAGACCTTCACCTTCAACACCATGGGCGTCTTCATCCTGGCCCTGGTGGTGGGCCTCATCAGCGGCACCTACGGCATCGGCGGCGGCGCCATCATCGCCCCTTTTCTGGCCGCGGTCTTCCAGCTCCCCATCTACACCATCGCCGGCGCGGCGCTGCTGGGCTCCTTCATCACCTCGGTGGCCGGAGTGGCCATCTACTACGGTCTGGCCCCCTATTTTCCCGGCCAGGCCGTGGCCCCGGACCTGCTTTTGGGGGCCCTGTTCGGTCTCGGCGGCTTTTTGGGCATGTATATCGGCGCCCGCCTGCAAAAATTCCTCCCCGGCACCACCATCCGCATCGGCCTGGGAATCATCATCGTCGGCCTGGCCCTGCGCTATATCGTGGGATTCTGGCTGGGGTGA
- a CDS encoding carboxypeptidase M32 → MTPEQAYQHLVEHHRETAYLREAQKLLFWDQRTMLPPKGHAHRARQLAALTRFIHARDTDPRVGEWLAAVEGTPLVADSLSPAAVNVREWRRRYEQAVRIPPELATALAQAASEGQTAWEQARAKNDWPGFQPYLERLLGLKREQAAALGYDTEPYDALLDLYEPGERAQALAPLFEELERALRELLPRVAAPFRRGDQVLRGTFPRERQEALARQATQALGYDFAAGRLDTTAHPFSINLGLGDARITTRYDEQYFGSAFFAALHEAGHALYSQGLPPEHWGTPRGESVSLGIHESQSRLWENLVGRSLSFWRFFLPQVQAAFPELKGARLEEFYAAVNQVRPSLIRVEADELTYNLHIIFRFHLERELINGGLAVGDLPGAWNEQVRRGLDLEVPDDARGVLQDVHWSGGHFGYFPTYTLGNLYAAQFFAKAQEELGDLPGAFARGDFPPLLTWLREKIHSQGSTFWPRNLVRQVTGEDLSPRYFLRYVEDKFTREP, encoded by the coding sequence ATGACCCCGGAGCAGGCCTATCAGCATCTGGTGGAGCATCATCGGGAGACCGCCTATCTGAGGGAGGCCCAGAAGCTCCTGTTTTGGGACCAGCGCACCATGCTGCCCCCCAAGGGTCATGCCCACCGGGCCCGGCAGCTTGCCGCCCTGACCCGCTTCATCCATGCCCGGGACACTGACCCCCGGGTGGGCGAGTGGCTGGCGGCGGTGGAAGGGACCCCGCTGGTGGCGGATTCCCTTTCCCCCGCGGCGGTGAATGTCCGGGAGTGGCGGCGCCGCTACGAGCAGGCGGTGCGCATCCCCCCGGAGCTGGCCACCGCCCTGGCCCAGGCCGCCTCGGAGGGCCAGACCGCCTGGGAACAGGCGAGGGCGAAAAACGACTGGCCGGGCTTTCAGCCATATCTGGAGCGCCTTTTGGGCCTCAAGCGGGAGCAGGCCGCGGCCCTGGGATATGACACCGAGCCCTATGACGCCCTGCTGGATTTATATGAGCCCGGGGAGCGGGCTCAGGCCCTGGCGCCCCTGTTTGAGGAGCTGGAGAGGGCTCTCAGGGAGCTGCTTCCCCGGGTGGCGGCGCCCTTCCGACGGGGGGACCAGGTGCTTAGGGGCACCTTTCCCCGGGAGCGCCAGGAGGCTCTGGCCCGGCAGGCCACCCAAGCCCTGGGCTATGACTTCGCCGCCGGCCGCCTGGACACCACCGCCCACCCCTTCAGCATCAACCTGGGGCTGGGGGACGCCCGCATCACCACCCGCTACGATGAGCAGTATTTCGGCTCTGCCTTTTTTGCCGCCCTGCACGAGGCGGGCCACGCCCTCTACAGCCAGGGCCTGCCGCCGGAGCATTGGGGCACCCCCCGGGGCGAGTCCGTCTCCCTGGGCATTCACGAATCCCAGTCCCGCCTGTGGGAGAACCTGGTGGGCCGCTCGCTCAGCTTTTGGCGATTCTTCCTGCCCCAGGTGCAGGCCGCCTTCCCGGAACTCAAAGGCGCGCGGCTGGAGGAGTTTTACGCCGCGGTGAACCAGGTGCGCCCTAGCCTCATCCGGGTGGAGGCCGATGAGCTCACCTATAATCTGCACATCATCTTCCGCTTCCATTTGGAGCGGGAACTAATCAACGGCGGGCTGGCCGTGGGGGACCTGCCCGGGGCCTGGAACGAGCAGGTGCGCCGCGGCCTGGACCTTGAGGTGCCCGACGACGCCCGAGGAGTGCTTCAGGACGTGCATTGGTCCGGCGGGCACTTCGGCTACTTCCCCACCTACACTTTGGGGAATCTCTACGCCGCCCAGTTTTTTGCCAAAGCCCAGGAGGAGCTGGGAGACCTGCCAGGGGCCTTTGCCCGGGGGGATTTTCCGCCGTTGCTCACCTGGCTGCGGGAAAAGATCCACAGCCAGGGTTCCACTTTCTGGCCCCGGAACCTGGTGCGGCAAGTGACCGGCGAAGATCTGAGCCCCCGGTATTTCCTAAGGTATGTGGAGGATAAATTCACCCGGGAGCCTTGA
- a CDS encoding 50S ribosomal protein L11 methyltransferase gives MCANPAADPAAGWCYYLRPGLSLRTRRPAGTPEGERVLLINPEGAFPPSHPATRLCLELLSVALAAGPVHSFLDVGCGSGVLALAAAALGVSKVVGVDIAPAAVRATRQNALANGLASRLHVIHGSTECLKGPFELVAANLHPEVHRAKVSELLRLTAPRGRLLLAGLREPDEAKLWAAYAAAGWRLDERRTRGFTPPGLPSEVSFVWVAGLLAPAAG, from the coding sequence ATGTGTGCAAACCCCGCGGCGGACCCCGCTGCCGGCTGGTGCTACTACCTCAGGCCCGGGCTGAGCCTGAGAACCCGGCGGCCGGCGGGCACCCCGGAAGGAGAGCGGGTGCTCCTGATCAACCCGGAGGGCGCCTTTCCCCCCAGCCATCCCGCCACCCGCCTGTGCCTGGAGCTGCTCAGCGTCGCCTTGGCCGCCGGACCGGTCCACAGCTTCCTGGACGTGGGCTGCGGCAGCGGGGTCCTGGCACTGGCCGCCGCGGCCCTGGGGGTGTCCAAAGTGGTGGGGGTGGACATCGCCCCGGCGGCGGTGCGGGCCACCCGGCAAAACGCCCTGGCCAACGGCTTGGCCTCCCGCCTGCATGTCATCCACGGCTCCACCGAGTGCCTGAAAGGCCCCTTTGAGCTGGTGGCGGCCAACCTCCACCCCGAGGTCCACCGGGCCAAGGTCTCCGAGCTCCTGCGCCTTACCGCTCCCCGGGGCCGTCTTCTCCTGGCCGGTCTGAGGGAGCCCGACGAGGCTAAGCTCTGGGCCGCCTATGCCGCGGCCGGCTGGCGGCTTGATGAGCGCCGCACCCGGGGGTTTACCCCTCCCGGCCTGCCCTCGGAGGTGAGCTTTGTCTGGGTGGCCGGGCTGCTGGCGCCGGCCGCGGGCTGA
- a CDS encoding L,D-transpeptidase — protein sequence MLTGTRLEAKKLLFMAILWLIPLLIPGAAAAEPELPAGKVIWIDQTRQVGRAYEDGKKIMEFPVLTGDDETTTPPGVYRVRQKVEDYFSRKYQVPMPYSLFFDLKHRRAIHEGEVPPAPQRREYATHGCVHVESPYIERLFDWAEEGTTLVIITGWRTEE from the coding sequence ATGCTGACCGGAACCCGTCTGGAGGCCAAGAAATTGTTGTTCATGGCGATCCTGTGGCTGATTCCCCTGCTTATCCCGGGGGCAGCCGCCGCCGAGCCCGAGCTCCCCGCCGGCAAGGTCATCTGGATCGACCAGACCAGGCAGGTGGGCCGGGCTTATGAAGACGGCAAAAAGATCATGGAATTTCCCGTGCTCACCGGCGATGACGAAACCACCACACCTCCGGGGGTCTACCGGGTGCGCCAGAAGGTGGAAGATTACTTTTCCCGCAAATATCAGGTGCCCATGCCCTACTCCCTCTTTTTTGACCTGAAGCACCGCCGGGCCATCCACGAGGGCGAGGTGCCGCCGGCTCCCCAGCGCCGGGAATATGCCACCCACGGCTGCGTGCACGTGGAATCCCCCTATATCGAGCGTCTCTTTGACTGGGCCGAGGAAGGCACCACCCTGGTCATCATCACCGGCTGGCGCACCGAGGAGTAA